One Oncorhynchus kisutch isolate 150728-3 linkage group LG13, Okis_V2, whole genome shotgun sequence DNA window includes the following coding sequences:
- the LOC109882657 gene encoding teashirt homolog 1 produces the protein MPRRKQQEPRRSAAYSPEDEFKAGAVDEEHLQDDGLSLNGEDTAYLCNEEEDGGQPPSYRASPLSNGTNPDAGYGSPLSDASDRLTDYKSTSSRDGHEREEAPLPSGPNNGLSLRDSLAQMKAVYANLISDASWSSIAMDIMKATPATAGAIPTATSPTTTTTHNNNHSENSNASSHHHNGRRSTATANHQTSSGSGSSNGTVATSISSNSGTSSGGGGASNGGAVAYDWHQAALAKTFQHTPYQLLPEPSLFSTVQLYRQNNKLYGSVFTGASKFRCKDCSGAYDTLVGLTVHMNESGHYRDDNKDKEEERGKRWSKPRKRSLMEMEGKEDAQKVLKCMYCGHSFESLQDLSVHMIKTKHYQKVPLKEPMPALATKLMPSAKKRALQDALVSPCSPDSVHGSGGHMPQGDVGKDPKSTTNPYVTPNNRYGYQNGASYTWQFEARKAQILKCMECGSSHDTLQQLTAHMMVTGHFLKVTNSASKKGKQLVFDSVVEEKIQSIPLPPTTTRLPVPSVKSQPVSPALSCGSDEKREPEDERMEASEPREKKIKEEKEEPGEKTEVNAGSYKYLTEEDLEEAPKGGLDILKSLENTVSSAISKAQTGTPQWGGGYPSIHAAYQLQGHMKHAALHSSVQSVQIQPVFNSGLRGLVNQDSGSVSHSPRSPTSPPSLRSNVTAMEELVEKVTRKAVAAAVKKEKEEKMVSFDRHRHSSSIKSPSPVLKEQRDHQSGPNDLTVGKPLVRNSSPGNVESELVCKKEPKESLVDSHHSHSKNGPDTRQSPITNGTNSLGIITDHSPERPFINPLSALQSIMNNHLGQASKPVSPAGDPLAMLYKISNSVMEKPAFNQTQAKQAEPINRYYQYENNDQPMDLRKSKNSNSNNNNSNSSTVINSNSSINGNKPIMSSLSLSDISSPLRENALMDISDMVKNLTGRLTPKSSAPSSISEKSDADGSAFEDALEDLSPVQKRKGRQSNWNPQHLLILQAQFCSSLRETPEGRYAMTDLGPQERVHICKFTGLSMTTISHWLANVKYQLRRTGGTKFLKNMDSCQPVFLCGDCASQFRTASAYIGHLESHLGFSLKDLSKLSNEHLREQQAASKVITDKMTFGSTLASLTSPDDDTGSVYQCRLCNRTFVSKHAVKLHLSKTHGKSPEDHLVFVTALEKLEK, from the exons ATGCCGAGGAGAAAGCAGCAAGAGCCCAGGCGATCAGCAG CTTACTCACCAGAGGACGAGTTTAAGGCTGGAGCAGTCGACGAGGAACACCTGCAGGATGACGGGCTGTCACTGAACGGGGAGGACACTGCGTACCTTTGCAacgaggaagaggatggaggccAGCCGCCCAGCTACCGGGCCTCTCCACTCAGTAACGGCACCAACCCGGACGCTGGCTACGGCTCCCCGCTCAGCGATGCCAGTGACCGGCTCACAGActacaagagcacctcctccaggGATGGCCATGAGAGGGAGGAAGCCCCCCTCCCCTCTGGACCGAACAATGGCCTCTCACTGAGGGACAGCCTGGCTCAGATGAAAGCTGTCTATGCAAACCTGATCTCAGATGCCTCCTGGTCCAGCATTGCCATGGACATCATGAAAGCCACGCCTGCTACTGCTGGCGCCATCCCCACCGCCACCagccccaccactaccaccacacacaacaacaaccacagtgaGAACAGCAATGCTAGCAGCCACCACCACAATGGGAGAAGGAGTACTGCCACCGCCAACCACCAAACAAGCAGTGGCAGTGGCAGCTCTAACGGCACCGTGGCTACCTCCATCAGTAGCAACAGTGGCACCAGCAGTGGCGGTGGCGGTGCTAGTAACGGTGGGGCTGTGGCCTATGACTGGCACCAGGCAGCCTTGGCTAAGACCTTCCAGCATACCCCTTACCAACTGCTGCCTGAGCCCAGCCTGTTCAGCACGGTGCAGCTCTACCGCCAGAACAACAAACTCTACGGCTCAGTCTTCACCGGCGCCAGCAAGTTCCGCTGCAAAGACTGCAGCGGCGCCTACGACACGCTGGTGGGGCTCACGGTCCACATGAACGAGTCGGGCCACTACCGTGACGACAACAAGGACAAGGAGGAAGAGCGGGGCAAGCGCTGGTCCAAGCCCCGCAAGCGCTCCCTGATGGAGATGGAGGGCAAAGAGGATGCTCAGAAGGTGCTCAAGTGCATGTACTGCGGCCACTCCTTCGAGTCTCTGCAGGACCTGAGCGTCCACATGATCAAGACCAAGCATTACCAGAAAGTGCCCCTCAAAGAACCAATGCCAGCCCTGGCCACTAAACTGATGCCCTCTGCCAAAAAAAGAGCCCTCCAGGACGCCCTGGTATCCCCATGCTCCCCAGACTCTGTCCATGGTAGCGGTGGCCACATGCCCCAAGGGGACGTTGGGAAAGACCCCAAGTCCACGACAAACCCCTATGTCACACCCAACAACCGCTACGGCTATCAGAACGGTGCCAGCTACACTTGGCAGTTTGAGGCTCGCAAGGCCCAGATCCTGAAGTGTATGGAGTGCGGGAGCTCCCACGATACACTGCAGCAGCTGACTGCCCACATGATGGTCACAGGCCACTTCCTCAAGGTCACCAACTCCGCCTCAAAAAAGGGCAAGCAGCTAGTGTTTGACTCAGTGGTGGAGGAGAAGATCCAATCCATACCTctgccacccaccaccaccaggctTCCCGTCCCCAGTGTCAAATCTCAGCCTGTCTCCCCTGCACTCTCCTGCGGCTCTGACGAAAAGAGAGAACCGGAAGACGAGAGGATGGAGGCAAGTGAACCCAGGGAGAAAAAGatcaaagaggagaaggaagagccAGGTGAGAAGACTGAGGTGAACGCTGGGTCGTATAAATATCTGACAGAGGAGGACCTGGAGGAGGCTCCTAAAGGAGGTTTGGACATCCTCAAGTCCCTGGAGAACACTGTGTCCAGTGCCATCAGCAAGGCCCAGACGGGCACGCCCCAGTGGGGTGGTGGCTATCCCAGCATCCACGCTGCTTACCAACTCCAGGGCCACATGAAACATGCAGCACTGCACTCCTCGGTCCAGAGTGTGCAGATCCAGCCGGTGTTCAACAGCGGGCTCCGTGGCCTGGTGAACCAGGACTCAGGCTCAGTGAGCCACTCCCCCAGGAGCCCCACATCTCCGCCCTCTCTCAGGAGCAATGTTACTGCCATGGAAGAGCTGGTGGAGAAGGTCACAAGGAaagctgttgctgctgctgtgaagaaagagaaagaggagaagatgGTCAGCTTCGACCGCCACAGGCATTCATCCTCCATCAAGTCACCGTCTCCTGTACTGAAAGAGCAGAGGgaccaccaatcaggccccaaTGACCTCACTGTCGGGAAGCCCCTCGTGAGGAACAGCAGCCCTGGAAATGTAGAGTCGGAGCTGGTCTGCAAAAAGGAGCCCAAAGAGAGCCTGGTAGACAGCCACCACAGCCATTCAAAGAACGGCCCAGATACTCGCCAGTCACCCATCACCAACGGCACCAACAGCTTGGGCATCATCACCGATCACTCACCAGAGAGGCCTTTCATCAACCCCCTCAGCGCACTTCAGTCAATCATGAACAACCACCTGGGTCAGGCATCCAAGCCCGTCAGCCCCGCGGGCGACCCGCTGGCCATGCTCTACAAGATCAGCAACAGCGTGATGGAGAAACCGGCCTTCAACCAGACTCAAGCCAAGCAAGCCGAGCCCATCAACCGCTACTACCAGTACGAGAACAACGACCAGCCTATGGACCTGAGGAAGTCCAaaaacagcaacagcaacaacaacaacagcaacagcagcacTGTCAtcaacagtaacagcagcataaATGGTAACAAACCCATAATGTCaagcctgtctctgtctgacatTTCTTCTCCTCTGAGAGAGAATGCTTTGATGGACATCTCAGACATGGTGAAGAACCTTACAGGCAGGCTGACACCCAAGTCCTCCGCCCCGTCATCCATCTCTGAGAAGTCGGATGCAGACGGCAGTGCGTTCGAGGATGCTCTGGAGGACCTCTCCCCGGTCCAGAAGAGGAAAGGGCGGCAGTCCAACTGGAACCCCCAGcacctcctcatcctccaggCTCAGTTCTGCTCTAGCCTGCGGGAGACCCCAGAGGGCCGCTACGCCATGACGGACCTCGGCCCCCAAGAGCGGGTTCACATCTGCAAGTTCACAGGCCTCTCCATGACCACCATCTCTCACTGGCTGGCCAACGTCAAGTACCAGCTCCGGCGGACTGGCGGGACCAAGTTCCTGAAGAACATGGACTCCTGCCAGCCTGTGTTCCTCTGCGGTGACTGTGCCTCGCAGTTCAGGACTGCGTCCGCCTACATCGGCCACCTGGAGTCTCACCTGGGCTTCAGCTTGAAGGACCTGTCCAAGCTGTCCAATGAGCACCTACGGGAGCAGCAGGCTGCCTCCAAGGTGATCACAGACAAAATGACTTTTGGCAGCACCCTGGCATCCCTGACCTCACCAGACGACGACACTGGCTCAGTTTACCAGTGCAGGCTTTGCAATCGGACATTCGTCAGCAAGCACGCAGTCAAACTGCACCTCAGCAAGACCCATGGCAAGTCACCAGAAGATCACCTGGTGTTCGTCACTGCTCTTGAGAAACTGGAGAAGTAG